In Candidatus Methylomirabilis lanthanidiphila, the following proteins share a genomic window:
- a CDS encoding Alpha/beta hydrolase fold protein, giving the protein MNQWLRIGMICRMAVAVVAISTSAAGAVEQGNAIVKEEFLVQGKDQGVKLFVREKRLANLPKIAKENVVLFVHGIPGPGSVIFDLAVPGYSWLEYAAERGFDAFTLDIRGFGRSTRPTEMKELPYQNLPIVRTDQVMRDLDVAVDFIRSKRKVEKVNIIGYSIGASWSALYATLHPEKVGKLVMYGAIYGRNSTFVSAFGDPTNPDRPNLEMGAYRYLGRKELLDQWDGWIKLELQDEWRDREVIDAWIDALLGSDPTAKQRSPESVQVPNGPYIDWHEIHAGRSLFDPARIKAPTMIVRGSAEELITNEAADELLQRLTSAPSKRRLDIGDSTHYAVLEKNRLQLYRGVQNFLEE; this is encoded by the coding sequence ATGAATCAATGGTTGCGAATCGGCATGATCTGCCGGATGGCGGTTGCTGTCGTCGCAATAAGCACATCTGCCGCGGGCGCAGTGGAGCAGGGTAACGCTATTGTGAAGGAGGAATTCTTAGTCCAAGGCAAGGATCAGGGCGTCAAGCTATTTGTTCGAGAGAAGCGGCTTGCAAATCTACCGAAGATCGCGAAAGAGAATGTTGTGCTTTTTGTTCACGGTATTCCAGGTCCAGGCTCAGTCATCTTCGACCTGGCCGTTCCCGGATATTCATGGTTAGAGTATGCCGCCGAACGCGGTTTTGACGCGTTTACTCTGGATATCAGGGGGTTCGGACGTTCGACCAGACCGACGGAGATGAAAGAGTTGCCGTATCAGAACCTTCCCATCGTTCGCACAGATCAGGTGATGCGGGATCTCGATGTTGCCGTTGATTTCATCCGATCCAAGCGAAAAGTGGAGAAGGTCAATATCATCGGATACTCCATTGGCGCGTCCTGGTCGGCCCTCTATGCGACGTTGCACCCGGAAAAGGTGGGCAAGTTGGTGATGTATGGGGCGATTTATGGAAGGAACTCGACCTTCGTCAGCGCGTTCGGTGACCCGACCAATCCGGACCGACCGAATCTTGAGATGGGGGCCTATCGCTATCTGGGCCGGAAAGAGTTGCTTGATCAGTGGGATGGGTGGATTAAGCTTGAGTTGCAGGATGAATGGCGAGACAGAGAGGTCATCGATGCGTGGATCGATGCCCTGTTGGGCTCCGATCCCACAGCCAAACAACGTAGTCCGGAATCGGTCCAGGTTCCTAACGGCCCGTACATCGATTGGCATGAAATTCACGCGGGCCGGTCGCTGTTTGATCCGGCGAGGATCAAGGCGCCGACCATGATTGTCCGAGGGAGCGCGGAAGAGCTGATCACCAACGAAGCTGCCGACGAACTGCTCCAGAGGTTGACCTCGGCGCCATCCAAGCGACGCCTGGATATCGGCGATTCGACGCATTACGCCGTCCTGGAAAAGAACCGCCTGCAGCTCTATCGAGGCGTTCAGAATTTCCTCGAGGAGTAA
- a CDS encoding Rhodanese-like protein: protein MALQDEFQDPFERIDVETAKKLIEQGGTVVVDVREPAEWSQGHIAEAVHIPLGTLMNRPRELLQQDGIIFVCAEGIRSAVACEVAAAIGRTQLYNLEGGTKAWLKQGYPLTR, encoded by the coding sequence ATGGCGTTGCAAGACGAGTTTCAAGATCCGTTCGAACGTATCGATGTCGAGACGGCGAAGAAGCTGATCGAACAGGGCGGCACGGTCGTCGTTGATGTGCGGGAGCCCGCGGAGTGGAGCCAGGGGCATATCGCCGAGGCCGTACATATCCCTTTAGGAACGCTGATGAACCGTCCGCGGGAGCTGCTCCAGCAGGATGGCATCATCTTCGTGTGCGCCGAGGGAATCCGGAGCGCGGTGGCCTGCGAGGTGGCCGCGGCGATCGGCAGGACGCAACTGTATAACCTCGAAGGGGGAACGAAAGCCTGGCTGAAGCAAGGCTACCCCCTGACGCGATGA
- a CDS encoding phytoene synthase yields the protein MNQVDDPRTNSRTITKQSGSNFYYAFLFLPKPKREALYAVYAFCRLSDDLVDETTAGANPADALTRWRRTLDTAIEDGVDSPVMNAVGRAARQFHIPKVYFEELLNGMEMDLARARYGTFEELYLYCYRVASIVGLICIEIFGYTNPLTKTYAEQLGIAFQLTNILRDVRVDAQRGRIYLPQDDLRRFGYSEEELLAGRYNHAFTELMRFQCERAHDFFRAASAALTAEDERSLLAAEIMRAIYYRLLLRIEAQRYDVFHGDITIGKPRKLLLAGGLWLRSALSPRPQPH from the coding sequence ATGAATCAGGTGGATGACCCTCGAACCAACAGCCGCACCATCACCAAGCAGAGCGGGTCGAACTTCTATTACGCCTTTCTCTTCCTCCCAAAGCCGAAACGCGAGGCGCTCTACGCCGTATATGCCTTCTGTCGCCTGAGCGACGATCTGGTAGACGAGACAACGGCCGGCGCCAACCCGGCAGACGCGTTGACCCGATGGCGGCGCACACTCGATACCGCCATCGAGGACGGCGTGGATTCCCCCGTGATGAACGCCGTCGGCCGAGCCGCGCGCCAGTTTCATATCCCGAAGGTCTATTTCGAGGAGTTGCTCAACGGGATGGAGATGGACCTCGCGCGCGCCAGATATGGAACGTTCGAGGAGCTGTATCTATATTGTTATCGTGTGGCGTCCATCGTGGGGCTGATCTGTATCGAAATCTTTGGCTATACGAATCCGTTGACCAAGACCTACGCCGAACAACTGGGCATCGCCTTTCAACTGACCAATATTCTCAGGGATGTGAGGGTTGATGCGCAACGAGGACGAATCTACCTTCCGCAGGATGACCTGCGACGGTTTGGTTATTCTGAAGAAGAGCTGCTGGCCGGACGTTACAACCACGCCTTTACGGAGCTGATGCGGTTTCAATGCGAGCGAGCGCATGACTTTTTTCGAGCCGCCTCAGCCGCCCTGACCGCCGAAGACGAGCGGTCGCTGCTGGCCGCGGAGATCATGCGGGCCATTTACTATCGCCTGCTGCTGAGGATCGAAGCGCAGCGATACGATGTCTTTCATGGGGATATCACCATCGGCAAACCGCGAAAGCTGTTATTGGCCGGCGGTCTCTGGCTGCGATCGGCGCTGAGTCCACGGCCACAACCCCATTAG
- a CDS encoding phosphoglucomutase, producing MPTPPRIRFGTDGWRGVIAGDFTFEGVRLVARAVAATLRAAHPEGERCLVAIGHDTRFLSRRFAQAAADVMGALDVDTCLTTSHVPTPILACAIPVLKAQGGLMVTASHNPPSYNGLKVRTADGGAAPVSLTDQIEAEVRRLLNSPGGWAGRAMAPADATFDPLPPYQARLRDLVDMERIGRSRLHVVIDPMYGAAQGIAAGLLRGIGLQVEEIHAELNPWFGGVSPEPLGGSLGELAERVRGLQESRKIGLAFDGDGDRLGAIDETGTFVTPHQIFALLLQHLVARRGLTGTAIKTFSTTTMIDRLAASHGLPLTVTPIGFKYIAEVMRREPFLIGGEESGGIGVAGHIPERDGIASALLLLECLATEEKPLGVMVRELEAKVGPHCYRRLDLRLASREDGRELGRRVGSDPPASIDGWRVKEVQTLDGVKLVGTDGGWLLIRPSGTEPVLRLYAEAPTQDQVSRLLDWAKRYADGIQGTG from the coding sequence ATGCCGACGCCGCCGCGGATTCGGTTCGGGACGGATGGGTGGCGCGGGGTCATCGCCGGGGATTTCACCTTTGAGGGGGTCCGACTGGTTGCCCGCGCTGTGGCTGCGACCCTTCGGGCGGCTCATCCGGAAGGCGAGCGTTGCCTCGTCGCCATCGGTCACGATACCCGCTTTCTCTCGCGGCGGTTCGCGCAGGCAGCGGCCGACGTGATGGGTGCGCTTGATGTGGACACCTGCCTGACGACCTCTCACGTTCCCACACCGATATTGGCGTGCGCGATCCCGGTTCTCAAGGCGCAGGGCGGGCTGATGGTCACCGCCAGCCACAATCCTCCATCCTATAACGGATTGAAGGTTCGCACCGCCGATGGCGGCGCCGCGCCCGTCAGCCTGACGGATCAGATTGAGGCAGAGGTCCGTCGCCTCCTGAACAGTCCGGGGGGATGGGCCGGACGCGCCATGGCGCCTGCCGATGCAACGTTTGATCCTCTCCCGCCGTATCAGGCGCGGCTGCGCGACCTGGTCGATATGGAACGGATCGGCCGCTCGCGCCTCCACGTCGTCATTGATCCGATGTACGGCGCGGCGCAGGGGATCGCGGCAGGACTGCTTCGTGGAATCGGCCTTCAGGTGGAGGAAATCCATGCGGAGTTGAACCCCTGGTTTGGCGGGGTATCCCCGGAACCGCTTGGCGGCAGCCTTGGAGAGCTCGCTGAACGGGTCAGGGGCCTGCAAGAGTCGAGGAAGATCGGACTGGCCTTTGACGGCGACGGCGATCGTCTGGGAGCCATTGATGAGACCGGAACGTTTGTCACGCCGCACCAGATCTTCGCGCTGCTGCTGCAGCATCTGGTGGCCAGACGCGGACTGACCGGTACAGCCATCAAAACCTTTTCCACCACCACGATGATCGACCGGTTGGCGGCGAGCCATGGCCTGCCGCTGACGGTGACCCCGATCGGATTCAAGTATATTGCCGAGGTCATGCGACGGGAGCCATTTCTGATCGGGGGAGAGGAGAGCGGGGGGATCGGGGTCGCGGGCCACATTCCCGAGCGGGATGGGATTGCGAGCGCGTTGCTGCTGCTGGAGTGCCTGGCGACAGAGGAGAAACCGCTCGGAGTAATGGTCAGGGAGCTGGAGGCGAAGGTGGGACCCCATTGCTACCGCCGCCTTGATCTGCGGCTGGCCAGCCGGGAGGATGGGCGGGAGCTCGGAAGGCGCGTGGGCAGCGATCCGCCGGCCTCCATCGACGGGTGGCGGGTAAAAGAGGTGCAGACGCTGGACGGCGTCAAGCTGGTCGGGACGGACGGCGGCTGGCTGCTCATCAGACCGTCCGGGACAGAGCCCGTACTTCGCCTGTACGCCGAGGCGCCAACCCAGGATCAGGTCTCCCGGTTGCTCGACTGGGCAAAGCGCTATGCGGACGGCATTCAGGGGACAGGGTAG
- a CDS encoding arginyl-tRNA synthetase codes for MIRTLKAQLTESLLTTITQSDLEAGLSPAASPSVAWEYPSDPAFGDLSTPVAFGLAKALRRKPREIAAQIAASAAFPHDLVDRVEVAGAGYLNFFIAKPFWRHLVQEILHAGPMYGRTDVGAGRRVLVEFVSANPTGPLVVVNARAAAVGDAIARLLEAVGYQPYREYYVNDAGNQFRMLALAMEVRCRQLLGEDCPMPDEAYPGEYVIDLAREYIEQQGPDALSTPEPERRDRLGRFAVGRILDWQRASLEAYGVAFDRWFSERELRDRGETEQVLEALRARDFLYEQEGALWFRSTLFGDDKDRVLVKGDGEITYFLPDIAYHQDKFTRGFERVIDLWGPDHHGYVPRMQAAMQALGHPPEALTILIVQLVRLMRGTEQVRMSKRAGQFVTMGEVVEEVGRDAARFTFLTRRCDSQLDFDLELVKSASEDNPVYYVQYAHTRLCGILREAAKTQLPAPSPEDNIERLELPEEIGLIKQLALYPELVAGAAQALEPHRLTTYLHDLAARFHGYYTRHRIISADRDVTRARLALVDALRVVMANALALLGVSAPERM; via the coding sequence ATGATTCGTACACTGAAGGCACAGCTTACTGAGTCGCTGCTGACAACGATCACACAGTCCGATTTGGAGGCCGGGCTTTCGCCGGCCGCGTCACCGTCGGTTGCGTGGGAATATCCGAGCGACCCGGCGTTCGGCGATCTCTCGACCCCGGTGGCCTTTGGCCTGGCGAAGGCGCTGCGGCGGAAGCCTCGCGAGATCGCGGCGCAGATTGCCGCGTCCGCAGCCTTCCCTCATGATCTGGTCGATCGTGTCGAGGTGGCGGGCGCCGGCTATCTGAACTTCTTCATCGCGAAGCCGTTCTGGCGTCATCTGGTTCAGGAGATTCTCCACGCCGGACCGATGTATGGAAGAACGGATGTCGGCGCGGGGCGGCGGGTCCTTGTAGAGTTTGTCAGCGCAAATCCCACCGGTCCGCTTGTCGTCGTCAATGCCAGGGCGGCGGCCGTCGGTGACGCCATTGCCCGGCTGTTGGAAGCCGTGGGCTATCAGCCGTACCGGGAGTATTATGTGAACGATGCGGGGAACCAGTTTCGGATGCTGGCGTTGGCCATGGAGGTCCGATGCCGTCAACTGCTCGGCGAGGACTGCCCGATGCCGGACGAGGCCTATCCGGGAGAGTACGTGATCGATCTGGCCCGCGAATACATCGAGCAGCAGGGGCCTGACGCGCTGTCCACGCCGGAGCCGGAGCGCCGCGATCGACTGGGTCGCTTTGCGGTCGGACGGATCCTCGACTGGCAGCGGGCCTCGCTGGAGGCGTACGGGGTCGCCTTTGACAGGTGGTTCAGCGAGCGCGAACTGCGGGACCGCGGCGAGACGGAGCAGGTGCTGGAGGCGTTGAGGGCGCGCGATTTCCTGTATGAGCAAGAAGGCGCCCTGTGGTTTCGCTCCACCCTCTTTGGCGATGATAAAGATCGGGTCCTTGTCAAGGGCGACGGCGAGATCACCTATTTTCTTCCGGATATCGCCTATCACCAGGACAAGTTTACCCGCGGTTTTGAGCGGGTGATCGACCTCTGGGGACCGGACCACCACGGCTATGTGCCCAGGATGCAGGCGGCGATGCAGGCCCTCGGCCATCCGCCTGAGGCGCTGACGATTCTGATTGTACAACTCGTCCGGCTCATGCGCGGAACCGAACAGGTCCGGATGTCCAAGCGGGCGGGACAGTTCGTGACGATGGGCGAAGTGGTTGAGGAGGTGGGGCGTGATGCGGCGCGCTTCACCTTTCTGACCAGACGGTGCGACAGCCAGTTGGACTTTGATCTCGAGCTCGTCAAGTCGGCGTCGGAGGACAACCCGGTCTACTACGTACAGTACGCGCACACCCGCCTGTGCGGCATCCTCCGGGAGGCGGCAAAGACCCAGCTTCCGGCCCCATCTCCAGAAGATAACATCGAGCGGCTCGAACTGCCGGAAGAGATCGGATTGATCAAGCAACTGGCGCTGTATCCCGAACTGGTGGCCGGGGCGGCGCAGGCGCTGGAGCCGCACCGACTGACGACCTATCTGCATGACCTTGCCGCCCGGTTTCACGGCTACTATACCCGCCACCGGATTATCTCGGCCGATCGCGACGTGACGCGCGCCCGCCTGGCGCTGGTCGACGCGCTTCGCGTCGTCATGGCCAATGCGCTGGCCC